The following proteins are encoded in a genomic region of Galbibacter sp. BG1:
- the murC gene encoding UDP-N-acetylmuramate--L-alanine ligase — MDLNSIHNVYFIGIGGIGMSGLARYFKFIGKEVAGYDKTPSEITRGLEDLGIAIHFDDDVEKIPADFKNKENTLVVYTPAVPKDHSEYQYFIANGFEVQKRAAVLGLITKDSYCFAVAGTHGKTTTSSILAHILKETGTSITAFLGGVSENFNSNFLIEGSDYTVVEADEFDRSFLHLSPTVACVTSMDADHLDIYGDKETLEQTFVEFSDKIKPNGKLFVRNGLPIKGITYGIEDDSDYTIQNITITNSTYLFDLVTPTETIVGVTFNKPGKHNLLNALAALAMATTLGTPLSRLAEALASFKGIKRRFSYQINEENLVYIDDYAHHPTEIDAVYEAVRSAHPNKKIAAIFQPHLFSRTKDFAPEFSKSLTRFDEIILLDIYPAREKPIEGITSNWLLEMIENPNKQKVSKENLSTAVLNSDAQVFLTLGAGDIGLEVNTIKKTLSEMSRSS, encoded by the coding sequence ATGGACTTAAATAGCATACATAACGTTTACTTTATTGGCATAGGCGGTATTGGCATGTCTGGCTTAGCTCGTTATTTTAAGTTTATTGGGAAAGAAGTGGCCGGGTACGATAAAACGCCCAGCGAAATTACGAGAGGACTGGAGGATTTAGGGATTGCCATTCATTTTGATGATGATGTTGAAAAGATTCCTGCTGATTTTAAGAATAAGGAAAATACATTGGTAGTGTACACTCCAGCCGTGCCAAAAGACCATTCCGAATATCAATATTTTATTGCCAACGGTTTTGAAGTGCAGAAAAGAGCTGCTGTTTTAGGCTTAATCACAAAAGATTCTTACTGTTTTGCAGTTGCAGGAACGCATGGGAAAACTACTACAAGCAGTATTTTGGCGCACATTTTAAAGGAAACGGGAACTTCCATTACGGCTTTTTTAGGAGGCGTTTCAGAAAATTTCAACAGTAATTTTCTTATTGAAGGAAGCGATTATACGGTGGTAGAGGCCGATGAGTTCGACCGTTCATTTTTACACTTATCACCAACAGTGGCTTGCGTAACATCTATGGATGCAGATCACCTCGATATTTATGGGGATAAAGAAACCTTAGAGCAAACATTTGTAGAATTTTCAGACAAAATTAAACCCAACGGCAAGCTGTTCGTAAGGAACGGTCTGCCAATAAAAGGAATTACATATGGTATTGAAGACGATTCCGACTATACCATTCAAAATATTACGATTACAAACTCAACCTACCTATTCGATTTAGTAACACCCACAGAAACTATTGTGGGGGTTACGTTTAACAAACCAGGAAAACACAATTTGTTAAACGCATTGGCAGCATTGGCAATGGCGACAACTCTAGGCACCCCCCTAAGTCGTCTTGCCGAAGCGCTTGCCAGTTTTAAAGGGATAAAAAGAAGGTTTTCATATCAGATAAATGAAGAAAACCTCGTTTATATAGACGATTATGCACACCATCCTACAGAGATAGACGCTGTTTATGAAGCTGTGAGAAGTGCGCATCCCAATAAGAAAATTGCTGCAATCTTTCAACCTCATTTGTTTTCAAGGACGAAAGATTTTGCCCCGGAGTTTTCGAAGAGCTTAACCCGTTTTGATGAAATAATTTTATTGGACATTTACCCGGCCAGGGAAAAACCTATAGAAGGAATAACTTCTAATTGGTTGTTGGAGATGATTGAGAATCCCAACAAACAAAAAGTTAGTAAGGAAAATCTTTCTACCGCTGTTTTAAATAGCGATGCACAGGTTTTTTTAACTCTTGGTGCGGGAGATATTGGACTAGAAGTTAACACCATAAAAAAAACGTTAAGTGAAATGAGCCGCAGCAGTTAA
- the murD gene encoding UDP-N-acetylmuramoyl-L-alanine--D-glutamate ligase has product MKRLVVLGGGESGVGTAILGKKEGFEVFVSDKGKIKEKYKNVLENIEVDWEEGVHSEEKILNADVVMKSPGIPDKAPLVRKLLEEGIPVISEIEFAALFTDAKIVGITGSNGKTTTTMLTNHLLKNGGLNVGMAGNIGDSFAQMVAETKKDLYVLEISSFQLDGIEKFCPHIAIITNITPDHLDRYEYKFENYIASKFRIAMNQTEEDYLIYDGDDPVITNWLREHPVKSRLLPFSVERKIENGAYLENNKIIINIDKQHLEMSTDTLTLEGKHNTKNAMAASTVAQLLKIRKATIRESLENFQGAAHRLEKVLKIQNVQYINDSKATNVNATFYALDSMKTPTVWIVGGQDKGNDYLSLMPLVREKVKAIVCLGLDNAKIIETFGSVVDFVVETTSMRDAVKISNEVAERGDTVLLSPACASFDLFTNYEDRGDQFKEEVRKL; this is encoded by the coding sequence ATGAAAAGATTAGTTGTTCTAGGAGGAGGAGAAAGTGGTGTAGGAACCGCTATTTTGGGAAAGAAAGAAGGGTTTGAAGTTTTTGTTTCCGATAAGGGAAAGATCAAAGAAAAATATAAGAACGTTCTTGAAAATATTGAAGTTGATTGGGAAGAAGGAGTGCATTCTGAAGAAAAAATTTTGAATGCCGATGTGGTAATGAAAAGTCCGGGAATACCCGATAAGGCTCCCTTGGTAAGAAAACTGTTGGAGGAGGGAATTCCTGTTATTTCCGAAATCGAATTTGCAGCATTGTTCACCGATGCCAAAATTGTGGGGATTACTGGAAGTAATGGTAAAACCACCACCACCATGTTGACCAACCATTTATTAAAAAATGGAGGGTTGAATGTGGGAATGGCCGGTAATATTGGCGACAGTTTTGCACAAATGGTAGCTGAAACGAAGAAGGATTTGTATGTGTTGGAAATTAGTAGTTTTCAATTGGATGGAATTGAGAAATTTTGTCCGCATATTGCCATTATTACCAATATCACACCCGATCATTTGGATAGATACGAATACAAGTTTGAGAATTACATAGCATCCAAATTTAGAATCGCTATGAATCAAACGGAAGAGGATTACCTGATTTACGATGGAGATGATCCTGTAATAACAAATTGGTTAAGGGAACATCCCGTAAAATCGAGGTTACTGCCGTTTTCCGTAGAGAGAAAAATAGAAAACGGCGCATATTTAGAAAACAACAAAATTATAATTAACATAGATAAACAGCATTTGGAAATGTCAACAGATACTTTAACACTAGAAGGGAAGCACAATACAAAGAACGCAATGGCAGCTTCTACGGTGGCACAATTATTAAAAATTAGAAAGGCAACAATACGGGAGAGTTTGGAGAACTTTCAGGGTGCTGCCCATCGATTGGAAAAAGTGCTGAAAATTCAAAATGTACAATACATAAACGATTCTAAGGCAACCAATGTAAATGCAACTTTTTATGCTTTAGACAGTATGAAAACACCTACTGTTTGGATCGTTGGAGGGCAGGACAAAGGGAACGATTACCTGAGTTTAATGCCTTTGGTAAGGGAGAAGGTAAAAGCCATTGTTTGTCTCGGGCTGGATAACGCAAAAATCATAGAGACTTTTGGGAGTGTGGTTGATTTTGTAGTGGAAACTACCTCCATGAGGGATGCGGTTAAAATAAGCAATGAGGTTGCAGAAAGGGGCGATACAGTTCTACTATCTCCTGCTTGTGCATCTTTCGATCTCTTTACGAATTATGAAGATAGGGGAGATCAATTTAAAGAAGAAGTAAGAAAATTATAA
- a CDS encoding FtsW/RodA/SpoVE family cell cycle protein: MREIFKNIKGDKAIWAVVGLLALFSFLPVYSASTNLVYVVGSGTTFGYLFKHAVLLLMGICVIYAVHKIPYRYFKGLSIIAMPIIILLLIYTLAQGTTIGGANASRWIQVPFVGITFQTSTLASIVLLIHVARYLAKIKDRQVTFKESVVPLWLPVFVVLMLILPANLSTTAIIFFMVLVLCFLGGYPWKYLMGIIGAGILGLTMFVLTAKAFPGLFPNRVDTWISRIESFADDEDTEADYQIEKAKIAIATGGIVGLGAGKSVMKNFLPQSSSDFIYAIIIEEYGLVGGLIMIFIYLLLLFRIVVVAHKSDSTFGKLVVIAAGLPIVFQAFINMAVAVELFPVTGQTLPLISSGGTSIWMTCLAIGIILSVSAKRQEELEQDEAAIENENPLDILSEQL; encoded by the coding sequence GTGCGGGAAATTTTTAAAAATATAAAAGGGGATAAAGCTATCTGGGCCGTGGTTGGCCTATTGGCACTGTTTTCTTTTTTACCTGTTTACAGTGCTAGTACCAACTTGGTCTATGTGGTTGGTAGCGGTACTACATTCGGGTATTTATTTAAGCATGCCGTACTTTTATTAATGGGCATATGCGTAATCTATGCCGTTCATAAAATCCCCTATCGCTATTTTAAAGGTTTGTCCATAATAGCGATGCCAATTATTATTTTATTACTAATCTATACCCTGGCGCAGGGAACAACAATTGGCGGTGCCAATGCCAGTAGGTGGATACAGGTGCCTTTTGTAGGGATTACTTTTCAGACCTCCACCTTGGCTTCCATTGTATTGCTTATTCACGTGGCCAGGTATTTGGCAAAAATTAAGGACAGGCAAGTAACATTTAAAGAGAGTGTCGTGCCGTTGTGGTTGCCGGTTTTTGTGGTTCTAATGCTCATCTTACCAGCAAACTTATCTACCACAGCAATTATATTTTTTATGGTTTTGGTACTATGTTTCTTGGGAGGATATCCCTGGAAATATTTGATGGGAATTATTGGTGCTGGTATTTTAGGACTTACCATGTTTGTTTTAACGGCCAAAGCATTCCCAGGATTGTTCCCAAATCGTGTGGACACTTGGATTAGTAGGATAGAAAGTTTTGCTGATGATGAAGATACTGAAGCCGACTATCAAATAGAAAAAGCAAAAATAGCCATTGCCACTGGTGGAATTGTAGGTCTGGGGGCTGGAAAAAGTGTGATGAAGAATTTTCTTCCGCAGAGTTCATCCGATTTTATTTACGCGATTATTATTGAAGAATACGGATTAGTGGGGGGATTGATTATGATTTTTATTTACCTGCTGCTCCTTTTTAGAATTGTGGTAGTAGCCCATAAATCAGATTCAACCTTTGGAAAATTAGTAGTGATAGCTGCAGGTTTGCCCATCGTTTTTCAAGCGTTCATTAATATGGCGGTAGCGGTAGAGTTGTTTCCTGTAACTGGGCAAACGCTTCCGTTGATAAGTAGTGGGGGAACATCCATTTGGATGACTTGTTTGGCAATTGGTATTATTTTAAGTGTAAGCGCCAAGCGTCAAGAAGAATTGGAGCAAGACGAAGCGGCAATCGAAAATGAAAATCCATTAGATATATTAAGTGAGCAATTATAA
- the mraY gene encoding phospho-N-acetylmuramoyl-pentapeptide-transferase — translation MLYYLFEFLEKEYQLPGAGLFQFITFRASAAVLLSLLISTIYGKRVINYLRSKQIGESVRELGLDGQSQKAGTPTMGGVIIIMSTLIPVLLFAKLENIYVIVLIVTTVWMGIIGFVDDYIKIFKKDKEGLKGKFKVLGQVGIGLIVGATLYFHPNVTVKEELKTPSGIEISADRDASLDYGDEEKSTKTTIPFVKDNEFDYALLLSWMGDDYEDYAWLIFIPIVIFIITAVSNGANLTDGIDGLAAGTSAIIVLTLGIFAWVSGNIIFSDYLNIMYIPRAGEITVFIAAFVGSLVGFLWYNAFPAQVFMGDTGSLTIGGIIAVIAIAIRKEWLIPILCGIFLAENLSVVMQVSYFKYTKKKFGEGKRIFLMSPLHHHYQKKGYHESKIVTRFWIVGILLAVITVVTLKLR, via the coding sequence ATGTTATACTATTTATTCGAATTTTTAGAAAAAGAATATCAACTGCCAGGAGCGGGGCTGTTTCAGTTCATCACCTTTAGGGCTTCTGCTGCCGTTCTTTTGTCCTTGCTTATTTCCACCATATATGGGAAAAGAGTTATTAACTACCTGCGTTCCAAACAAATTGGGGAAAGTGTAAGGGAGTTGGGCTTAGATGGGCAATCTCAAAAAGCGGGTACACCAACCATGGGGGGTGTTATTATAATAATGTCTACGCTTATACCGGTATTGCTTTTTGCAAAACTTGAAAATATCTACGTAATCGTGCTTATTGTCACTACGGTATGGATGGGGATTATAGGTTTTGTGGATGATTATATAAAAATTTTCAAAAAAGATAAGGAAGGATTAAAAGGAAAGTTTAAAGTGCTGGGACAGGTTGGGATAGGACTCATAGTAGGAGCTACCTTGTACTTCCATCCCAATGTTACTGTTAAGGAAGAGCTTAAAACGCCTTCCGGGATTGAAATTTCTGCTGATAGGGATGCGAGCTTAGATTATGGGGACGAAGAAAAGTCTACTAAAACTACCATCCCATTTGTAAAAGATAATGAGTTCGATTATGCGCTCTTACTGTCTTGGATGGGCGATGATTATGAAGATTATGCGTGGCTAATATTTATTCCCATTGTTATTTTTATCATCACTGCGGTGTCTAACGGTGCCAATTTAACCGATGGTATTGATGGCTTGGCAGCAGGTACTTCAGCCATTATAGTATTGACACTTGGTATTTTCGCATGGGTTTCCGGTAATATAATTTTCTCAGATTATTTAAACATTATGTACATCCCTCGTGCTGGGGAGATTACCGTATTTATTGCAGCTTTTGTGGGTAGCTTGGTTGGATTTTTATGGTACAATGCTTTTCCAGCTCAAGTTTTTATGGGAGACACCGGGAGTTTAACCATAGGAGGAATTATTGCAGTGATCGCCATTGCAATCCGAAAGGAATGGTTAATTCCCATTCTCTGCGGAATTTTCCTAGCGGAAAACTTATCGGTGGTAATGCAGGTGAGTTATTTTAAATATACAAAGAAGAAGTTTGGAGAGGGCAAGCGAATATTCTTAATGTCGCCTTTGCATCATCATTATCAGAAAAAGGGATATCACGAAAGTAAAATTGTAACTCGATTTTGGATTGTTGGAATTTTACTGGCAGTAATAACGGTGGTGACATTGAAGCTCAGGTAA
- a CDS encoding UDP-N-acetylmuramoyl-L-alanyl-D-glutamate--2,6-diaminopimelate ligase, whose translation MMLLKDILYRVNINAVAGNTVAHVNYIHFDSRKVSLDDVFVAVPGTVVDGHDYITKAVEAGAIAVVCERFPEQLINGITYVEVENAHRALAVMAANFYKNPSQNLKLVGVTGTNGKTTVTTLLYSLFKKAGYKVGLLSTVKVMVDDKEYPATHTTPDSLTINRYLSLMNEAGVECCFMEVSSHGIHQQRTAGLHFAGGVFTNLSHDHLDYHKTFAEYRDTKKVFFDELPKTAFALTNEDDKNGPVMVQNTKARKVTYALKSYADYKAQILENQFTGLLLKINDNEVWSRLIGSFNAYNLLAVYAVADLFELETLETLQYVSELESVGGRFQYFISEEKITAIVDYAHTPDALKNVLETINTIRTGNENLITVVGCGGDRDATKRPIMAKIASQLSTKAIFTSDNPRTEDPKKIIEEMEAGVEPQNFNKTISIEDRKQAIKTACQFAQSNDIILIAGKGHETYQEVNGVRTDFNDMQIVKELLLNVKK comes from the coding sequence ATGATGTTATTAAAAGACATATTGTACAGGGTGAATATAAATGCAGTAGCAGGAAATACGGTAGCGCATGTTAATTACATACATTTCGACTCGCGCAAAGTATCCCTCGATGATGTTTTTGTTGCTGTTCCAGGAACTGTGGTCGACGGACATGATTATATTACCAAGGCGGTAGAAGCCGGTGCCATAGCTGTTGTTTGCGAGCGTTTCCCAGAACAACTCATCAATGGAATCACCTATGTGGAAGTTGAAAATGCACATAGGGCATTGGCGGTAATGGCAGCAAATTTTTATAAAAACCCTTCACAGAACCTAAAGTTGGTTGGGGTGACGGGTACCAACGGAAAAACTACGGTTACCACCTTGCTTTACAGTTTGTTTAAGAAAGCAGGCTACAAAGTAGGCTTGCTATCTACGGTAAAAGTAATGGTAGACGATAAGGAATACCCCGCTACGCATACCACACCAGACTCCCTTACCATAAACCGGTATTTATCGTTAATGAATGAGGCCGGTGTCGAGTGTTGTTTTATGGAAGTGAGTTCGCATGGGATTCATCAACAACGAACTGCAGGGTTGCATTTTGCAGGTGGGGTTTTTACAAATTTGTCACACGATCATTTAGATTACCATAAAACTTTTGCAGAGTATAGGGATACCAAAAAAGTATTTTTCGATGAGCTGCCAAAAACGGCTTTTGCACTTACCAATGAAGATGATAAAAACGGGCCTGTAATGGTGCAAAACACAAAAGCCCGTAAAGTTACCTATGCACTTAAATCATATGCAGATTACAAAGCTCAGATTTTAGAAAATCAATTTACGGGGTTGCTACTGAAGATAAACGACAATGAAGTTTGGTCCCGATTGATTGGAAGCTTCAATGCTTATAACTTGTTGGCCGTGTATGCCGTAGCCGATTTATTTGAGTTGGAAACCTTGGAAACGCTTCAGTATGTGAGTGAATTGGAAAGTGTGGGCGGGCGTTTTCAGTATTTTATTTCAGAAGAAAAAATTACCGCTATTGTAGATTATGCGCACACCCCAGATGCTTTAAAAAATGTTCTGGAAACCATAAACACCATACGCACCGGAAATGAAAATTTAATTACGGTGGTTGGTTGTGGAGGCGATAGGGATGCTACCAAAAGACCAATAATGGCAAAAATAGCTTCTCAGCTAAGTACTAAAGCTATTTTTACTTCGGATAATCCCCGAACCGAAGATCCAAAAAAAATTATTGAAGAAATGGAAGCTGGAGTAGAACCTCAAAACTTCAATAAAACCATTTCGATTGAAGATAGAAAGCAAGCCATTAAAACGGCATGCCAATTTGCACAGTCTAATGATATTATATTAATCGCAGGCAAAGGGCACGAAACATATCAAGAAGTTAATGGGGTAAGAACCGATTTTAACGATATGCAGATTGTTAAAGAATTATTGTTGAACGTAAAGAAATAA
- the murG gene encoding undecaprenyldiphospho-muramoylpentapeptide beta-N-acetylglucosaminyltransferase — MSNYKFILSGGGTGGHIYPAIAIANELKQRYPHAQFLFVGAQDRMEMEKVPQAGYEIKGLWISGIQRKLTLSNLMFPFKLISSIWKAKKIVKEFMPNVAIGTGGYASGPLLKAAAGKGVPCVLQEQNSFPGITNKWLAKSVEKIFVAYDRLERFFPADKIVKTGNPVRQDLLTIDDKTEEAKTFFQLKQERKTLFVMGGSLGARRINQLVEKELNFFKENNVQIIWQCGKLYYDEYKKHESETVKVKAFINDMKLAYAAADIIISRAGAISVSELAIVGKPVFFIPSPNVAEDHQTKNASAVAEKKAAILLKESQLEEKFENTFLSVFNSEKKQKALSENFKKLALPNATKNIVDEIEKLLKSA, encoded by the coding sequence GTGAGCAATTATAAATTCATATTATCAGGAGGAGGCACCGGAGGACATATTTATCCGGCCATTGCTATTGCCAATGAGCTAAAGCAACGGTATCCTCATGCCCAATTTTTATTTGTGGGAGCTCAGGATCGTATGGAAATGGAGAAAGTACCCCAAGCGGGGTATGAAATAAAAGGTTTGTGGATTTCTGGGATTCAGCGAAAACTAACCCTTAGCAATTTAATGTTTCCTTTTAAGCTCATAAGCAGTATTTGGAAAGCAAAGAAAATTGTTAAAGAGTTTATGCCCAACGTTGCTATTGGTACGGGTGGCTATGCTAGCGGTCCATTGCTAAAAGCGGCGGCGGGAAAAGGAGTGCCTTGCGTATTGCAAGAACAAAACTCTTTTCCAGGGATCACCAATAAATGGTTGGCAAAAAGTGTCGAGAAGATTTTTGTGGCCTACGACCGTTTGGAGCGCTTTTTTCCTGCGGATAAAATTGTAAAAACAGGAAATCCTGTTCGGCAGGATTTATTGACTATTGATGATAAAACGGAAGAAGCTAAAACTTTTTTTCAATTGAAGCAGGAGCGTAAAACCCTGTTTGTCATGGGTGGAAGTCTGGGAGCACGACGAATTAATCAATTGGTAGAAAAAGAACTGAACTTTTTTAAAGAAAACAACGTACAAATTATATGGCAATGTGGAAAGCTGTATTACGATGAATATAAAAAACATGAAAGCGAAACTGTAAAAGTCAAGGCTTTTATAAATGATATGAAATTGGCTTACGCTGCCGCAGATATTATTATTTCCAGGGCGGGAGCTATTTCGGTTTCAGAGTTGGCAATTGTAGGGAAACCAGTATTTTTCATTCCATCTCCCAATGTTGCTGAAGATCATCAAACAAAAAATGCTTCCGCAGTTGCAGAAAAAAAAGCAGCAATATTATTAAAGGAAAGCCAGCTGGAAGAGAAGTTTGAAAATACTTTTTTATCGGTATTTAATTCCGAAAAAAAACAAAAAGCACTAAGCGAAAATTTTAAAAAATTAGCGCTACCCAATGCCACAAAAAATATTGTGGATGAAATTGAAAAATTATTAAAATCAGCGTAA
- a CDS encoding cell division protein FtsQ/DivIB, producing MKKYINYIKIGTVLLALVFLYSFSNNRNKNRSLSKDSDIVFLNDNGHFITRNTVNKLLIQNEGDASSVRKEKLALNRMEQALNSNEMVQEADVYVSVTGEIGAKIRQRTPIARVSANPSFYIDIEGEKMPLSPVYAARVPLVTGVSTKNEMESLYKLTKFIYDDDFLKKNIIGIHQKKNHFELKLRTEDFVVNLGAIENLEAKFNNFKAFYQKGLHDKTLGKYKAVNLSFDNQVVCTKK from the coding sequence ATGAAAAAGTATATTAATTACATAAAAATTGGCACAGTGCTTTTGGCATTGGTATTTTTGTATTCTTTTTCGAATAACAGGAATAAAAATCGTTCGCTAAGCAAAGATTCAGACATAGTTTTCTTGAATGATAATGGACATTTTATTACCAGAAATACAGTTAATAAATTGTTGATACAAAATGAAGGGGATGCTTCGAGCGTACGAAAAGAAAAATTAGCTTTGAATAGAATGGAACAGGCTCTTAACTCCAACGAAATGGTTCAAGAGGCTGACGTTTATGTATCTGTAACTGGGGAGATTGGGGCAAAAATCCGCCAGAGAACGCCTATTGCGCGCGTTTCAGCCAATCCATCTTTTTATATTGATATAGAAGGAGAGAAAATGCCATTGTCTCCTGTTTATGCTGCCAGGGTGCCATTGGTAACAGGGGTAAGTACAAAAAATGAGATGGAAAGTTTGTATAAGCTTACCAAGTTTATATACGATGATGACTTTCTAAAAAAGAATATTATTGGAATTCATCAAAAGAAAAATCATTTTGAATTAAAGTTAAGAACGGAAGACTTTGTTGTCAATCTTGGCGCGATTGAAAACTTAGAGGCGAAGTTCAACAATTTTAAGGCTTTTTATCAAAAAGGATTGCACGATAAGACTTTAGGAAAATATAAAGCAGTGAATCTTAGTTTTGATAATCAAGTAGTGTGTACCAAAAAATAG
- a CDS encoding penicillin-binding protein gives MPITDKNILSRLYFIAGCMFFFALAVVVKLVTIQFPEGEKYRELAEQRTIKNFTIEPKRGNLYSDDGSLLATSVTKYDIRFDAVTPQHKEFERNIKALSDSLSKVLGKSSSYYQNLMRKARANKNRYLLIARDLGYTEYVQIKNFPLFNLGPYKGGIIVEQETKREYPLGGMAHRSVGYERVDDQGYYTRVGLEGAFGDYLRGTEGHRLKQKIAKGQWKPITDYNEVEPKDGYDVVSTINVNIQDIAHHALLNQLEKYKADHGSVVVMEVATGEVKAISNLGRTKDGKYYERLNYAVGESHEPGSTFKLMSMIAALEDKAVDTSDVVDTEDGIISFYGKKVRDSKRGGYGKISVSEVLERSSNVGIVKIIDGYYKKQPEKFVNRLYNMGLNEKLGMSIKGEGAPIIPHPNDKSRWSGIALQWMAYGYGVSFTPLQTLTFYNAVANGGEMVKPRLIKEVREWDKVINKFDKQVINPSICSKETIAKVQAMLKNVVENDHGTGHGLYSPNFSMAGKTGTCQKDYRDKSKLNYISSFAGYFPAENPKYSCIVVIHEPDKSVGYYGADVSGPVFKSIAQKIYTNSPLIDTIEELDQENSKVEKDYKAYYAEVKKRNDKMPNVEGMSGMDAVSLLENLGVKVKVEGSGIGKVKSQSVKSGQKIESNQTIVLQLS, from the coding sequence ATGCCAATAACCGATAAAAACATATTAAGCCGTTTGTATTTCATAGCCGGGTGTATGTTTTTCTTTGCTTTGGCTGTGGTGGTAAAATTAGTTACCATTCAATTTCCAGAAGGAGAGAAATACAGGGAGCTGGCAGAGCAACGTACCATTAAGAATTTTACCATAGAGCCCAAACGTGGTAATTTATATTCAGATGATGGTAGTTTGTTAGCTACTTCTGTGACTAAATACGACATCCGTTTTGATGCGGTTACCCCGCAACATAAAGAATTTGAACGAAACATAAAGGCTTTGTCAGACTCCCTTTCGAAAGTGCTTGGGAAGTCCTCATCTTATTATCAAAACCTAATGCGAAAAGCCCGGGCAAACAAAAATCGTTATTTGTTAATCGCTAGGGATCTTGGATACACGGAGTATGTTCAAATAAAAAATTTCCCATTATTTAATCTAGGCCCTTACAAAGGCGGGATCATCGTAGAACAGGAAACCAAAAGGGAGTATCCTTTGGGTGGAATGGCACACAGAAGTGTGGGTTACGAGCGTGTGGACGATCAAGGGTATTACACCCGAGTAGGGCTGGAAGGTGCTTTTGGGGATTACTTGAGAGGAACAGAAGGACATCGATTAAAGCAAAAAATTGCCAAAGGGCAATGGAAGCCTATTACCGATTATAACGAAGTAGAGCCAAAAGACGGATACGATGTGGTGTCTACAATCAATGTGAATATTCAGGATATTGCGCACCACGCACTACTTAATCAGTTAGAAAAATATAAAGCCGATCACGGTTCAGTGGTGGTTATGGAGGTCGCTACCGGGGAGGTGAAAGCCATTTCCAATTTAGGGCGCACAAAAGATGGGAAGTATTACGAGCGGTTAAATTACGCCGTGGGGGAGTCTCATGAACCTGGATCCACTTTTAAACTAATGTCTATGATTGCTGCTTTAGAGGATAAAGCAGTAGATACCAGTGATGTTGTCGATACCGAAGATGGGATCATATCATTTTATGGTAAAAAGGTTAGGGATTCTAAAAGAGGAGGTTACGGAAAGATAAGTGTTTCCGAAGTGTTGGAGCGTTCTTCCAATGTTGGGATTGTAAAGATTATTGATGGTTACTATAAAAAACAACCGGAAAAATTTGTAAACCGACTTTATAATATGGGGCTTAATGAAAAGTTGGGCATGTCCATAAAAGGGGAAGGTGCACCTATCATCCCGCATCCAAACGATAAAAGTAGGTGGAGTGGAATTGCGTTGCAATGGATGGCTTATGGCTACGGAGTATCTTTTACGCCGTTGCAAACCCTAACGTTTTACAATGCTGTTGCCAATGGAGGTGAAATGGTAAAGCCCCGATTGATAAAAGAAGTAAGGGAGTGGGATAAGGTAATCAACAAGTTTGATAAGCAAGTAATCAATCCGTCTATCTGTTCTAAAGAAACCATTGCCAAAGTACAGGCGATGCTTAAAAATGTGGTAGAGAATGATCACGGTACCGGACATGGATTGTATTCCCCTAATTTTTCGATGGCAGGTAAAACAGGAACTTGTCAAAAAGACTATCGCGATAAAAGTAAACTTAACTATATCTCCAGTTTTGCTGGGTATTTTCCAGCGGAGAATCCGAAATATTCCTGCATTGTAGTTATTCACGAGCCCGATAAAAGTGTTGGGTATTATGGAGCTGATGTTTCGGGGCCGGTTTTTAAGAGCATTGCTCAAAAAATTTATACCAATTCCCCTTTGATCGACACCATTGAAGAGTTGGATCAAGAAAATTCTAAAGTAGAAAAAGATTACAAGGCTTACTATGCCGAAGTAAAAAAGAGAAACGATAAGATGCCAAATGTAGAAGGTATGAGCGGAATGGATGCTGTTTCTTTATTGGAAAACCTTGGAGTAAAGGTGAAAGTAGAGGGAAGCGGGATAGGAAAAGTTAAAAGTCAGTCTGTAAAAAGCGGACAAAAAATAGAGTCGAACCAAACAATCGTATTGCAGTTGTCATGA